A genomic region of Branchiostoma lanceolatum isolate klBraLanc5 chromosome 4, klBraLanc5.hap2, whole genome shotgun sequence contains the following coding sequences:
- the LOC136432248 gene encoding probable peptidyl-tRNA hydrolase translates to MVMSYHALRQVFSNIRFRLGAPTMPESISISTAVLQNPTRTVIVGLGNYSMPDTRHSVGMRVVDKLAGHYNMNWRRARDCGGDVATATLDNHCVIVLKPRSFMNLNGESVARTVRRFQVKPEDVILVHDDLDKPLGSCVLKEGGSARGHNGVRSVISCLNSTAMRRVRVGIGRPASKENVTSYVLGRFSREEEEEVAPMLDRCVDILVMQLRDKSAVAGRQ, encoded by the coding sequence ATGGTGATGTCGTACCACGCTCTCAGGCAAGTTTTTAGCAATATTCGTTTCAGACTGGGTGCCCCGACAATGCCAGAGTCTATCAGTATCAGCACAGCAGTGCTTCAGAACCCTACAAGGACTGTCATTGTTGGTCTGGGTAACTACAGTATGCCTGACACCAGGCACAGCGTGGGAATGAGGGTGGTGGACAAGCTTGCTGGACACTACAACATGAACTGGAGAAGAGCAAGAGACTGTGGCGGCGACGTCGCAACTGCAACTCTTGATAACCACTGTGTTATTGTTCTGAAACCACGATCGTTCATGAATTTGAACGGAGAAAGTGTTGCCAGGACCGTTAGAAGATTCCAGGTCAAGCCAGAAGACGTCATTTTGGTTCACGACGACTTGGACAAGCCCCTTGGGTCGTGTGTACTGAAGGAAGGGGGGTCGGCGAGGGGACACAACGGAGTTCGTTCGGTCATAAGTTGcctgaactccacggccatgcGGAGGGTACGAGTCGGTATCGGGCGACCGGCATCGAAGGAAAATGTGACTTCCTATGTTCTCGGTCGCTTCAGccgagaggaggaggaggaggtggcGCCCATGCTGGACAGATGTGTGGACATTCTCGTCATGCAGCTGAGGGACAAGTCTGCAGTGGCTGGGCGACAATAA